The region CTGATTTATGCTCAGCACAGATGCTTCTCCTGGAAATTATAACTGGATCCAGTGACCTTGACGTAGGTAATGCTGAATCTCGCCATTTTTAAGCTGTAGCTCTTGAATGGGAAGAGGACATTGTGGGTTAGAATGCTGGTTTGCCAGACATGGGGCAGGAATTGTCTTAATGGGATGGAGGGCAGTAGAATTAAAGCTATGATAGAATTCCCAAATTTCAGATTGAAAGTAACAATGATAAAAAaatatggctttttttttttaatactctcTGTGGAAATATTCACCATTTAAAAATTGTGCTCAGCCCCATTGTTTCCTCTGGCTTTCGCTGCTCAGCCACTTTCTTCTTTGGCCTAACTACATGATTCACACAGGCGATCTTACCCAGTCAGGGATCACATTTGTATGGGACAATGCTGCAGTACTACATAGTAAATCACAGCTGTGAATGCAATTGGAGTGAAGCAAGCAGACTTGCTGCCTGAAACCTTGCAAATCTGTCTCGTCAGCATTGGCATTGACACCCGCCTCTAGTTTAAGTGCCAGCTGAAACTCCACCCAAATTTTGTCCCCCCTTTCTTGCTTGCAGGTGTGTTAGCAGGTGCataccctcctgccaccactaACTCCTCCTTGTCCACCTAGTTGCTTTTGCTgaaagctgtgaagaaggcatggGAAGTGGATCACAGTGCCCTCCCACTTGAACCTGCCTGACCACATTCAaacacactgacagcacaatcctaagggccGTTTACgccactggaatgagtgttccaacagcatagttttatggctgctgcaaccaTGACAGTGCCAAAGTCTCAAGTCATGAGTGGCTGGGTTTGTGTAAGAACAAGGAGTTGACACCCGCTGCCACTGGTAAGTTTGTGTAAGGGTAAGGAGGAacgaagggagggtggaatggggtggggtgagcagGACAGGAAGGTGACAGGGTGAAGAAGAGGACGGactgggcccagaaagggggtgggttcggcACCCACGAAAACCTAACCCCCATTCCAGACTATGAAGCTAATgtaggttcaagttgacccatggcagctgttggggcatcccctggggcaagggaacaagtattcacTAACCCCAAGGAGGCATCAACAAGCCAAAATGCCCCTGCAGCATACAGTAGAAGTCATGTTTGCAAACTGTGTTGTCATTGGGGAGTTATGGAgtagtccaaagagacccagagGCAACCGGAAGCCCTtcccagaggtaaataaaacttttattaattacctctggttggccttctggctcCTGTTCTAGCCCTTCAACACCattaaatgcagcacatgctgcatcgagTACAATGGTAGGTgacaggattgggcagaaagGGTTGTACATTTTCAGttttccagttttcacaaaattTTTAGAacaattcaagaaaaaaagaagaagcaaacattCCAACATTTATCATCTTTCAATGCCTTTTGTAAACAGTTTTCTCTTAAATAGAATTCTCTTAGCAGCAGCAATAGACCATAGGATCCAAACAGCCCAGTTCAGGGcaaattcccctgtgccaatgcagtggtacCATTGCAGCTTGAGGGACATCTTGCAGGGAAATTTTgcatgttggaggtctcctcgaggtaaggggacattcaccccTTTGCcacggggaaagccccagccagtgTCTACTTGGACTTAGGCCAACCAATTCattagtgcaagtctgagtttatCCATGTTGGCGAAGTacacctgggaagggggatgggatatggcaagccaatcccaccccctttcctgagcccaatctgctcatcctgttgccacccccccgGCCCATTCCACCCCCCTGCCCTCAGCAGTCATTACATTACCTGGTCAATTTGTGAAGGATTTAAATGTGTTCATTTGGAATTCGTACGAATTCTCACTTCCTTTGGGGGCAAGCAGTGGAATGTAACTGCTTTAGCAACACACtactgggggatgcagggaggacCCATTGATTGTTCAGTTCTACATCTTCACTGTAATGTGTACTTCTTCTCAACTCACAATAGTCCCTTGAAGCAATTACAGACAAGTTCAACACTCTCTGGATCTCATTAACCTCCAAAGGCATGAGTGTGATTCATTATTTTTGACACAAAatatttctgcactcaaaaaaccATGCTGTCGACCACAGCGAGTTATTTTCTGTAGCAGTTCTacctgctttgggaagcacccaaggcttcagagccttgttgcttggtgggagtgcagagcactgaaggGTTAAGAAAGGAAACTGGGGCTAAAGGAGCATGGAATCAGAGCAAATGAATGAGAGACGGCAGACAGGTTTGAAGGTATAGATGCATCAGGGAGGCTTGAAACTGGAACAGATCTAAGTTCCTCGCCCCGCCTCTACCAAGTTTTTTATTAAATctcaaacacatgaagcaatacttgGTAAGGGGCTAGTTACAGCTAGCTGGGCCTGAGCTAAACCACAAAGCACATTCTTAAATATAATAGCATCCTGTTGTTCAGGCACTGGGCTTAGACACTCAACAtatcaccaaggccaagagtttgctcttgtgcAGACGCAACAGATGCAGGCGTGCCCACTCTCATTGTTGCCACATACTAACACCAAGCCCAGTACCTGTGCATAATTACAACAATTTTCACCATGCCAAATATTTCGCTCAGCACTAGGGACAATTTAGAAAGCAACAGTTAAAATGTAGTAGTGACTTACACAGGATTTAATAATAGAGGGAGAGAGATTGAGGTTCTCTCAGAAGATTGATAAATGCCATCCTTAAAAGTCATATGCCCAGTAGGTAAGAAATTGATGCTTactagatttttttgtttgtttgtttaatcaaATAACTCTTGAAAAATGTCCTGAATGTGAAAGACCCTCTCTGTATGACTTGAGAATCTGAGAGACTGAAAATATGATTCCCCATCTCTAGTTCAATTTCACCTTTCAGTCACTGTTCCAAACATTTTGACTACCATTTTCATTAAACCAGCACTTTTGGAGCAATGAGAAAAATAATTGAAAGGATATGAGAAGGGACCATGAAGCTCTGAAGAGTTTTGCGTTTATCAATGTGTAAAGCCAGAGATATGGTATTCATTGTTGTGAGCTCCGCCCCCCATCAGACAGTTCAAGATAGCATGAAAGAGAGACCTGTGCTTGAAATGAGTGCACTCCACCAATTTGCTGTTGGGGTAAAATGGTAGACAGTCTGGGAAGGAAAGCTCCTCTCAAACCATTctcaactctcagaaaaccatGTTTGCCTCCAACTTGGAGAAGCATCTTGTCAGTGGGCAGACCTCAGCATCGGCTACATAACAGGAACAAGAGCAAAGCGAAGGGCAATATAGAAGAAATGGACAAGACAGGAAGAGGCAAAGTAGTGCAAGCAAACAGATCACAAACTTGGCACTTCTAAGGAAATTTCCTAGGAGCTACAGATCATCCCTCTATCAAactctttcttctttttaaagaggcagtTGCGAAGCTGCGTTCAGGGAAATGCAAAAGGCTTCAGGTGAGTATGTATTCCAAGgctagctgaggctgagaggagtgATTTTCCTGAAGCTACTCTATACAACTGGTGCTGGTGCTGTACAACTGGGCCCCGGAGCAGAGCCCAAGCCTGAGATTCCTATGACAGCCCACCCACTTATGGTGCACTGAGCACTTCCATTAACATTGTATGGAAGTTTCAAGAGCGATCAAGGCTGCCGTGTAAACTGATTGACTacagatgcagtgattgcctgcctcttattttttttgtctttgtgaAAAGTGCCAGCATTAAAAGTTGAAACTGTGATGTCCTCTCCTACCAAAGAAATCTAAATGGACTCCACCGATCCTATAGGAAGACAGAACCAAACAAGTTTCACAGGATTTGTCCTCATGGGATTCTCTGTTGATCCAAAGAACAAGAGACTTCTCTTTGGTGCAGGCTTGTTTACTTTGGCAGGGAATCTAATAATCATCATATTGATTTGCGATGACCAATGCCTCAaaactcccatgtacttcctccTGGGAAACCTCTCTTTTTATTGAGATTTGCTACCACCATATTCCCAAAGGTGCTGTGGGACCTCCTGTTGGGGGACAAGACGATCACCTTCATTGGATGAGCTctccaaatgtatttctttatcACTTTAGCAAGCACAGAGTGTGTACTCCTCTCAGTGATGGCATACGATCGCTATGCAGCCGTCTGTCACCCACTCCACTACACCACACTCATGAGACAATCCATATGTACGGGACTGCTAGCAATTTCTTGGTGTTCTGGGCACTTTAATTCTATTGTCAACACAGCATCAGTCTTTTCCCTAACGTTCTGTCACTCCAATGCAAttgaccacttcttctgtgatagTCCTCCTATACAGCGCCTCTCTTGCTCTGACATTTTTGTCAGCCAGTTGGTGACCTTCACTGTCTCCGGGTGTATTCTTGTTGTGACTTCCTCCATGATTCTTCTTTCCTACATCCTCAttgcttcttatgttctcaaagtCCGTACAGCTCATGGTAGGATGAAGGCATTCTCCACTtgtgcttcccacctcactgtggtgagcatcttctatgGTACCATCATTTACACCTACCTATGGCCCTCTTCCAGTCATTCCTTGGAACAAGACCGCCTGGTGTCTGTGTTGTATACTGTTCTTACACCACTGTGAAACCCCCTGATCTACAGctttaggaacaaggaagtgcagggggcactatggagaactcttgggaAGGGTAGGTCATAGGTACAGAATCAACACCTTGAGGGGTTTAAATCCATAGGATAGTATGTTTATTGTCTCTCATGCACATACATGTATGGCTCTCTCTCACCCTCacataaaaatttaaaagtttaCCATAACTTCCACAAACATTGGGCAACATCATTAATTACAGGATAGTTTGTTTCAAAATACGCATACATTGAATGAGTTGTCTTTTaacaaatacaggtgcagcctatttatccatggattttttatctgtggatttgtctcaactcaatgaagtggggtactgaaagtcacacacgcctttgcctcctttgccctgcgctggtctctcgctctgtttccaggcagcccaaaacactgcaaaaaggctctgcctcattcaggcagggaatagccctggagccctggaagaggttcccctttcaaaggaacagtaacattcctggagcccctgagccggcaaagagactgaagagggggggcagaaaaccctgcgtaaccagaacacatgcagcaaggtggatcgCGTGCCGCGTgcactcgctctctctctctctcactcactcacacacacacacacgcacacacgcacgcacgcacggcaggtgtggtagcaacagagggaattgctttaaaaaatacagggagtgtttgccaaattcccccccccgccccgctgaGATGATGCAGgtaatcactgacacaagcaagccttcccaccaagcaaagcattaaatatagcttacaatcctctccacactttcctgggagtaagccgcattgaataaaatggggcttctgagtagaaacacataggactggactctgaaaaggtcagcatcccacctgtgaaagaagtgggacagctgacaatggggagggctcaggagagggaggcaggagggggaggagtggagattgctttaaaaaacccagggagtgtttgccaaattccctccccctcagatgatgcaggctctcctgctccagcaagccttcccaagcaagccttcccaagcaaacctggcccaacacaactgctctcagcatgaggacaattgtttgacctctggcatgaactgtgggacgagggctccctcaactgcttgctgtttcatgtctgtgatgcagtagcggcagcaaaggaaaggccagccttgctttgtgcaaggccttttatagcccttgtgctattgcaagaccttctttcattcatataagttcaatgtctaatatattcatttatgtaaatttattcaaattttaaatgtaaattaattctttttttccccggccctcaacacattgtcagagagttgatgtggccctcctgccaaaaagtttggacacccctgttccagcTTAATTCAAAGCACCTCATGTAATCATAATGCAAATTGtttcctccttttgctctcaattttcacacttttatttcaaaccttttctGCTACTGGATCGCCATTAGCTTAGCTTGCCAGAAATATGGGACATGTTTGTGTGAACAGATACACTGTTATAGTTTCAATATCCATATTTAGAAAGAGGATACTGGGTGGGTAATGGAAATCTTCTCTTGGTGTCCCCACAAATGATATTTCTATTATAATGATATCTGACCCTAAGGATCCCAGAGTAGTACAcatgcttctcttttattcccaCAAAGCCTGAGAAATAAATTTGTGTGACAAATTTTGACTGGCCTTTGGTTACTCAAAAGTCTTCATGGTTAAGCTGAGACATCAATGTGGATTTTCTCAGTACAACTCCAGCATGTGATCCACTAAAACAACAGTCCTTTCTTTGGCAAGAAGATTCTAATCTGTTGTCAAGTGGGATTTCCTGTAGCCACCTTTCACATGTGCCTTAAGCACAAttcaatcctgtgctggaacaggcaagcaaagaggcttgtgctgtatccagctcaggataggcgCCAGAAGCAGCTCAACAAGAGGCAAGGTgaaatttttccctttacccctgggtaagggtcgctggcccctatgggtcacctcagacttgcaccacctcctgtgccgtgaggtgaaaaaggttgaaaagcactgctcttgatagtgaagacaaatggaattgaaaatacacacagagacacacacaatgtcttcagaatatgcaagaaaaagaaattagGTTATGGATTTGGGAGGAAATCTGAGCTTCTGGTCACTGACAATTTCCTTTTTCCCTCAGCACTTGTACTAGTTGCTATTCTTTCAGTACGTTCCGCTTCATACCCAACATGCACTGGAGACCTTtacttcctccccagtgcagagaaGTTTTTGACTGTGGATTCATCCAACATGTTTACTTTAGCCTGGCAGGTCTTCAAGTGCTTTGGGAAGAACAATTCTCAACCCTGCAATTTTCATAATCGGTCAAGTAGCGAATATGCCAAGGATTAGCAGAAGGTACTTGCAGAGTTTGTAACAACACACAAGGTGACACACTCTTCTCTTCTATAGTGGGTTATAAAGACCCAGTTCAAAGCAATTTGGGCTTCACATGTCTGAGAGTTTCAGTGAAAACAGGCAGAGCTGTAACTAAAGGGAATTTCAGGGTCTGTGTAGTGGGGAAGCTGTAACTGTTGTCAGATTTGTGGTCCATTTTATAGCACCTTTCAAGAATGCCGATAGCAGTAATAGCACTGATGATGGGCACATATGTCACAATGAAGGGGGCCCAGTATGTCTGGGGAGAAGACTTTCTGATTTGCAGGCTGATTCCATTACTGCTGATAactttgctactgctactgcctCATAGTGTCAGTATGAATTGTGACCCTCGAAGGGATTCGCAGTTCTTCGTTGAAGGCACTAATTCTTTAGATGGTATTGTAATTGGTGAATTTACATCTTTGGTACGAGCAGAGCTCAGTGAACATCCCTTTAATGCCAGACCAAAATGGCCATTCAACTTTCTGTAAGTAGTTATTTCAGCCATCCTCTCCTGGATAATATCTGAATGCAGAAACAATATAGTTATTTTTTagatattagttatttgatttttctctgtaaaccgctttgtgaacttttgttgaaaagcggtatataaatactgttaataataataataataataataataataataataataataataataataataattaatatacagTTACAGTATCCAGTCATTATACAGTTAGTTCtgacatttttgttacatttctctgtttctctgtatGTGACTAGATTCCTGTTCAAGTCAAGTCCTCTTGTTCCCCAACAtttctgtcactttcagtttGCAATAAATCTTTCTAAATTTGGATTTAGAGTAGAAGAAATCCAGCCATCCTGAAATTATTCCTATGCCAGCTTTCTGCTACATTTTTCATAGCAGTATAAATTAGGAGGAGGGTGGCACGGGGGTGAACCTTCTcggtagtggtgccacaactatggaaccCGCTACCCCCAAGGAATTTCGGTGAGGGTTCAAAACCATTTTGTTTCGTCTGACATTTGGGTGATGGCTTGTCTCCCTCCTGTGCTTTCATAGAAGATCCTTGAGTGTTTTTGCCATTTTCAAAatggttttaattaattttagctggttttatttattgttttgatattgttaaggatatattttatccttaaattgtaagctgcatagggcatgtgctccagcagaggaaagttgggataaatatcttttaaataaataattaaaataagaagaagctagaagaaaccaaaggaattcaattcctgcctcagctcaagtccttccccagttaccttggccaaacacaaaataaatctctATTCATCACTGAGGTGTTCATCCTGGCATTGGGATGTACCATATCACAGTGTGGATTAGGATTCAATGGAGGGACTATCTAAACATAACACACACATTCAGACGCAGTGTCTGTTTATCTAGGTAGCTATGTTTAAAGTCTGTGTTATATGAAAAGCTGACATCAGCTTGCAGCAAAAAACATCAAATTTGGTGAGTTCATCACAGCCCTCAAAGAGAGAAttttagaggattaaaaaaacacatgtggaacgcaaaattattcaaaacattAACGTGATCCTTTAGAGGTTTGAGGGTTTTGCTCTTACATGGCATGACTCCAACAGTTTCTGTAGGAGAAAGAGTTCATTGCATGTGCCTTAATCAAGTGAAACTCTCATTGCAGTATGTTCCTCAGGAAATTCCATGAAGCTCTTGCTCTTGAGTTTGCCAtaaatgagatcaacaggaatgccaACCTCTTATCCAACAAGACGCTGGGACGCATCATCTTTCCAGATTTCTTGAATTCAATGGGGAACGCTTATGGCACTCTGAATCTCCTTTTCACAGGGTGTCGCTATAATTACCATTGTGGCCCGAAACAGAAGctcatggccatcattggagggttCATCCCCCAAAATACAATCCACATGCCCAGCATCTTAAATACCTACAAACTTCCACAAGTATGTTCCTTCATTGAAATGAACATTGCACTTGATTAATGGAAATGAAGGGAGCAGTCCAGCTGGTGCATTTATTCATAGGTTATTCCCCCAAAACAACCAAGATAAAAAATTTGGCTCTGCCCATTTGGCTCAGCCCAGGTCCTCTTCGGGTACCTACCTGGTACTTGCACCAGcatacattagaaaaagaaactcttttttctgttgttttgttctgtttagaagggatgttatgaatacagaagtgcagtgtgtgtgtgtgtgtgtgtgtgtgtgtgtgtgcgcgtgcatgcgtgcgtgctTTTGTGTGTTTAGTTAAATATTTCTCTTCATGTAGAAAGAATCCAAATTTCTCCGTATTGAGAGATTTGTATGTATTTACATATCTCTCAATATCTTTGGACTTAGCCCTTCAATACTCCTGCCAATGAGCCCTCCCAAGATGGCCTCCAGCCCAGCTGTATTCTAACTTGCTccgcttttattttcttttatcacTTTAATATATTATTCAATAAGTTTTAAACCGTACCACCGTTGTTttaagattgttgtttttaatagattttattttttttaatttttacgaGCTAGTGCTGCTAGCTAATTAGCTTGTTAACATTTTTCTGGCGAAGTTTCAAGAA is a window of Tiliqua scincoides isolate rTilSci1 chromosome 5, rTilSci1.hap2, whole genome shotgun sequence DNA encoding:
- the LOC136651081 gene encoding olfactory receptor 5B12-like — protein: MAYDRYAAVCHPLHYTTLMRQSICTGLLAISWCSGHFNSIVNTASVFSLTFCHSNAIDHFFCDSPPIQRLSCSDIFVSQLVTFTVSGCILVVTSSMILLSYILIASYVLKVRTAHGRMKAFSTCASHLTVVSIFYGTIIYTYLWPSSSHSLEQDRLVSVLYTVLTPL